One Carassius auratus strain Wakin chromosome 16, ASM336829v1, whole genome shotgun sequence genomic window carries:
- the pdia7 gene encoding protein disulfide isomerase family A, member 7 has translation MRLPRFIIFLVLTVWCAEGSDVLELGDSDFDRNAAMHETLLVEFFAPWCGHCQQLAPDYEAAATKLKGTLPLAKVDCTVNAETCERFGVNGYPTLKIFRNGEEAGSYDGPRTADGIVSYMKKQAGPSSVSLLSEADLDSFVDSYEASVVGFFSGEDSTQLAEFLKVSSALRDSYRFAHSTDVGTGLKYSVDGECVLLFRPPRLNSKFEENVVKFTESISYSSLRLFIRDNVFGLCPHLTTENRDILRGSDLLTAYFNVDYLRNLKGTNYWRNRIMKVATQFQGRGLSFAVADRQEFQDELEEEFGLGSSEGGDVPLVTIRTREGHKYSMQEEFTRDGKSLERFLEDYFAKRLKRYVKSEPVPESNDDPVKVVVADTFDEIVNDPEKDVLVEFYAPWCGHCKNLEPIYKELGEKLSGDPNIVIAKMDATANDVPPNYDVQGFPTIYFVPSGQKDQPQRYEGGREITDFITFLKKEATNPLILDEAKEEL, from the exons ATGCGTTTACCTCGGTTTATCATCTTTCTGGTGCTGACTGTGTGGTGTGCGGAGGGCAGCGATGTGCTCGAGCTCGGAGACTCTGACTTTGACCGAAACGCAGCCATGCATGAGACTCTGCTGGTGGAGTTCTTCGCACCTTG gtgtggtcattgtcagcagcTTGCTCCAGATTATGAGGCTGCTGCCACAAAGCTGAAAGGGACACTGCCTCTGGCAAAG GTTGACTGCACCGTGAACGCAGAGACGTGTGAGCGTTTTGGAGTGAATGGGTATCCCACCCTGAAAATCTTCCGCAATGGAGAGGAAGCTGGATCTTATGATGGCCCCAGAACAGCAG ATGGCATTGTGAGCTATATGAAAAAACAAGCAGGCCCAAGTTCTGTGTCTCTGCTCAGTGAGGCGGATTTGGATTCTTTCGTCGACAGCTATGAGGCCAGTGTGGTGG GCTTTTTCTCTGGGGAGGACAGTACACAGCTTGCAGAGTTTCTCAAGGTTTCCAGTGCCCTGAGGGACAGCTATCGTTTTGCTCATTCCACTGATGTGGGAACAGGCCTGAAATACAGCGTAGATGGAGA GTGTGTTCTGCTGTTTCGTCCCCCTCGTTTAAACAGCAAGTTTGAGGAAAATGTGGTGAAATTCACAGAATCCATTTCTTATTCCTCTCTCCGTTTATTCATCAGAGACAATGT ATTTGGTCTCTGTCCACATTTGACCACAGAAAATCGGGACATTCTGAGAGGAAGTGATCTGCTTACAGCATATTTCAATGTAGATTACTTACGAAATCTCAAAGGCACAAACTACTGGAGGAACAG AATAATGAAGGTGGCGACACAGTTCCAAGGTCGAGGTCTGAGTTTTGCTGTGGCAGATCGACAGGAGTTCCAGGATGAGCTTGAGGAGGAGTTTGGATTGGGTTCGTCTGAGGGAGGAGACGTTCCTCTTGTCACAATCCGGACGAGAGAGGGACACAAGTATTCCATGCAGGAAGAATTCAC GCGAGATGGCAAGTCCTTGGAGAGGTTCCTGGAGGATTACTTCGCTAAAAGATTGAAGCGATATGTGAAATCTGAGCCTGTTCCAGAGTCCAATGATGACCCTGTCAAG GTTGTTGTTGCTGACACATTTGATGAGATTGTGAATGATCCAGAGAAGGATGTGTTGGTTGAATTTTACGCTCCCTGGTGCGGCCATTGCAAGAACCTGGAGCCCATATACAAGGAGCTCGGAGAAAAG CTTTCTGGTGACCCCAACATTGTAATTGCTAAAATGGACGCCACTGCTAATGATGTGCCCCCAAATTATGATGTCCAAGG